A genomic segment from Thermus sp. LT1-2-5 encodes:
- the tdh gene encoding L-threonine 3-dehydrogenase, protein MRALAKLAPEEGLTLVERPRPEPGPGEVLVRVEAASICGTDLHIWKWDAWARGRVRPPLITGHEFSGVVEAVGPGVKRPQVGDHVSLESHIVCHACPACRTGNYHVCLNTEILGVDRDGGFAEYVVVPAENAWVNPKDLPFEVAAILEPFGNAVHTVYAGSGVSGKSVLITGAGPIGLMAAMVARASGAGPILVSDPNPYRLAFAKPYADRLVNPLEEDLLQVVREVTGSGVEVLLEFSGNESAIHQGLMALIPGGEARILGIPSDPIRFDLAGELVMRGITAYGIAGRRLWQTWMQGTALVYSGRVDLTPLITHRLPLSRYREAFGLLASGQAVKVILDPKA, encoded by the coding sequence ATGCGCGCTTTGGCCAAGCTGGCCCCGGAAGAAGGCCTAACCCTGGTGGAACGTCCCCGCCCCGAGCCGGGCCCGGGGGAGGTTTTGGTGCGGGTGGAGGCGGCGAGCATCTGCGGCACCGACCTCCACATCTGGAAGTGGGACGCCTGGGCCAGGGGGAGGGTCCGTCCTCCCCTCATCACCGGGCACGAGTTCAGCGGCGTGGTGGAGGCCGTGGGCCCTGGGGTCAAGCGCCCCCAGGTGGGGGACCACGTGAGCCTGGAAAGCCACATCGTCTGCCACGCCTGCCCCGCTTGCCGCACGGGCAACTACCACGTCTGCCTGAACACGGAGATCCTGGGGGTGGACCGGGACGGAGGGTTCGCTGAGTACGTGGTGGTGCCGGCGGAGAACGCCTGGGTCAACCCCAAGGACCTGCCCTTTGAGGTGGCTGCCATCCTGGAGCCCTTCGGCAACGCCGTGCACACGGTCTACGCCGGAAGCGGGGTTTCGGGCAAGAGCGTTCTCATCACGGGAGCGGGGCCCATCGGCCTCATGGCGGCCATGGTGGCCCGGGCGAGCGGGGCGGGGCCCATTCTCGTCTCCGACCCCAACCCCTACCGCCTGGCCTTCGCCAAGCCCTATGCGGACCGTCTGGTGAACCCCCTGGAGGAGGACCTCCTCCAGGTGGTGCGGGAGGTCACGGGGAGTGGGGTAGAGGTGCTGCTAGAGTTTTCCGGGAACGAAAGTGCCATCCACCAGGGCCTCATGGCCCTGATCCCGGGGGGCGAGGCCCGGATTCTCGGCATCCCTTCAGACCCCATCCGCTTCGACCTGGCGGGGGAGTTGGTCATGCGGGGGATCACCGCCTACGGCATCGCCGGCCGGCGGCTTTGGCAAACCTGGATGCAGGGCACCGCCTTGGTCTACTCGGGCCGGGTGGACCTCACCCCCCTCATCACCCACCGCCTGC
- a CDS encoding translocation/assembly module TamB domain-containing protein, which produces MRRGLFLLLLVLLLGLLAWPPLLKRAVLRGLALGGFSGQVEEVRGHLLLGLTLRGVRLQGEGLFLEAEEVGLRYDLLGLLRRELPLSLTLRGARLKPTWEALFPEKPGPPPALKVVFRSLVLEDAEVELPQGKRLFLPPLRLTLVGENPYRFLARLPGGSFRGEARALAQDLSAWEVRYRGEVSGLSFFYQGLKGGRLFGVLRLGPQGPEGEAQVEGGLVELVGFSLAQVEGPIRLQGDRVTARLRGRGLEGPLWAAAEVDLKGERYRFRLEGRPKLPALARHFGLSLPVEGEGALVLEGEGWAELRLKGEFQGEGRFLGEPFRHRGQLGFDRVFSLAAEAEGRLFDRTYRLDFALEGRGYRVAFRDSLASRLAFRGEGSRLVGGGVLAWPRPLEGKAEVALALEEGRYRAQVRSPGVRLPLFAPLDLSGEVQGEGGRVYGRLGPLALSGPWSDLALSLSPTPLAVGSLEGEGRLREGRLSALLRYASPYAAFPVAVAQEASGFRFQSPYGEGTYRRGVLALRLLGLPVRALDEVRLYGEAFYREGALGGRLRAEGRYLEAEASLRRLGAELSGRLKTPLGALPFRGAYDPGPGLWLRAGGLLLAYREALSLKGEAALGPLALRADLAYDGSFSGFAQVKTPYGIEGWFLGAGRRLFLRLGGYVEGEGEVYPELRLKGHLTPPLPEGLRLPPLAFALDREALRVAGVGEVGLRGRYPFRLDLPFRYRGVEGRLWAEGDLEGGAVRLATPYGTLEGKGPWRAVRLWGRGAAPLLGEGRLAGAVDLLALAYRGEAFFPKGGLALAFSGRGAGFRLEGRAPGLRLLGGYEGGLRLLLQAEGLDLSPWGLPLRATGTWGTQGGRLRLESPYGEALLQGEGLLRARVRLLGPYGEGEGEVSPSGYRLALKAHYRQGGVEVRGEASGEGSWEALALEVQGEARLPYLDPLPFRGRVWREGGVRYALEGPVRLAGEGLAYQGSLALPFRALGREGEVRGVFQGEGLRLRLEGEGRFAGVPFAWEGRYGEGLALALRYPGGEVALEKGRVRLALEEVAPWAEAFGLALTGRVEGEVGLDGRGRAEARLAYGKEPLALAYQDGELSLWLPKRGVGLAWEAGVGALRGLGALVGGGRLDREGVEAAFRYRGLDLSLQGPLSALRVRGLYREEALGETGLEATLDLFGLKGEGRVRHASSYAEGELALSWEGTRYWGEGSLRSLRYLVQEGPLRLSGEGGRVEVRWQAPLALGVAYGEGLSLFARGRGEVAGFLLEADLGYGKEGYVGWLRASRKGLTLLAQGEGPLRFRLQGEGLPGRLAAEGEVSGLALSGAARYALEVGKAHLAAAARLGGTLLAPRLAGEGVLAGEGAGLPFRFAQEGFSLGGLALSAEASGLRLRLAGERLSLEADLDLTPFGLPARLVAEGEGPWQGPLAFRLLRPEGEVAGRAWLSPLRAEFQGEAYGEAFRGSYGAEGLALSFLGPRVLGEVRYQEALSGRLQVAYPLPEGGVRGEVDLGSGRFALRGEGALWGGGEGRFCLPRPLGACAGLEGEVALGLGYREVSFRGAYRYRAEAGYLGAWWGEGAVESPYGGVRLVGRGEGLDLVGEGLPLTGRLELAPFRLAYRYQGPLPRGLGELWAEGTYPGPWLSGRYAYGGVALALEGLPGFRVALQGEGVKGEVGPEGLELALSGFAYGPLRLWGEVGGSWREVGLNLRLAALGREAQVAGVYGKEGLRLGLRGDLEGEVAWDGAWRGEVAFREGRVALEGEGLPRLRGTVLGEEVALAWPRLTLGGLGLDLVAREAQGEATLLRGLLPGGVAARGAGKRLFLAYRVPGVGLPLEGELDLESLALTLSSPEGTGALRYAQGQVSGGLALEVGGVALRLQGEGAKVGIEGEHPAFPWWAAGAGRLGGEVGLDGAYRLDYRAGEQEVRLEGRLLSAELTATGPYLEGRLAYPPGGELRVDLPLPPLESRFQGRILGEGLRVEGVLAGGVGRVEAQGTLLPLALDLTLQEAALEDFLGRYTPYLKGRVSGSLALKGGGAEGAVSGAVEVAGTRLSLSFKGRLGPGGLSGEGRLGETPFRVALEGERLDLTASPRGFPLHLLLAAVAGPLEGEAYWTGAVRLRVPLADPWRGEGVLVGESLVFRGGEDELRGRAAFRLEGGKVWVEALRLAGRGVWEGGGYWSPQGSDLYLNLKDTVFTPVLQVVPALKPYRPEGSGSLSLRLKGESFQVGFKDFRFRLGPVAGYVPEGLLSLDGGAKAEGELTLTAPFPGQARLGLEGRLEDFRVSAKGEVSLPGLKEATPAEVVFRYPTGLLEVRLGGLEAQGTLFPLRLAGYGRLTLTYPSLYLQEGLLDVKGFFLYQEGGNYHLTANAEVLRARLVFSSARENEARGPKEAGPSQPLPLVFENVRLYAERGVLVQESLVQGEVGGEVYLGGPYQDPYLSGEARPLRGTFRLWDVLFNVVPEGSAIRFSPSLGILPEFTLRATGQARGYVLHLQAEGGFFRENGRVKLRLDPKLTTEPELSELEAYSLLILGTPDLNQVLDALPQTVLSAALESLLVGQLEQELGRVLGLDQFQIRAPLFQGGQLEDTRFSVGKYVTPNLFLGYEVDLRGAQSVFAQYRQDRLTLSLSSRFPVGEGAYQTVAFQLGYELTPTLGLSIGVESGESVRFSVGALYRW; this is translated from the coding sequence ATGCGGCGGGGGCTTTTCCTCCTTCTCCTGGTCCTCCTCCTCGGCCTCCTCGCCTGGCCACCCCTTCTGAAGAGGGCGGTGCTCCGGGGCCTGGCCCTGGGGGGGTTTTCGGGACAGGTGGAGGAGGTGCGGGGCCACCTCCTCTTGGGCCTCACCCTGCGGGGGGTGAGGCTTCAGGGGGAGGGGCTCTTTTTGGAGGCGGAGGAGGTGGGGCTCCGCTATGACCTCCTGGGGCTTTTGCGCCGGGAGCTTCCCCTAAGCCTCACCCTGAGGGGCGCCCGGCTTAAGCCCACCTGGGAGGCCCTCTTCCCGGAAAAACCAGGCCCCCCGCCCGCCCTTAAGGTGGTCTTCCGGAGCCTGGTCCTGGAGGACGCCGAGGTGGAGCTCCCCCAGGGGAAAAGGCTTTTCCTTCCCCCTTTGCGCCTTACCCTCGTGGGGGAAAACCCCTACCGCTTCCTGGCACGGCTTCCCGGCGGGAGCTTTCGGGGAGAGGCGAGGGCCTTGGCCCAGGACCTTTCTGCTTGGGAGGTGCGCTATAGGGGGGAGGTTTCGGGGCTTTCCTTCTTCTACCAGGGACTCAAGGGGGGAAGGCTCTTTGGGGTCTTGCGGCTGGGCCCTCAGGGCCCGGAGGGGGAGGCCCAGGTGGAGGGGGGGCTGGTGGAGCTCGTGGGCTTTTCCCTGGCCCAGGTGGAAGGCCCCATCCGCCTTCAGGGGGACCGGGTGACGGCGCGCCTTCGGGGCAGGGGCCTCGAGGGGCCCCTATGGGCGGCGGCGGAGGTGGACCTCAAGGGGGAGCGCTACCGCTTCCGCCTGGAGGGCAGGCCCAAGCTTCCCGCCTTGGCGCGGCACTTCGGCCTTTCCCTCCCCGTGGAGGGGGAGGGGGCGCTGGTCCTGGAGGGGGAAGGCTGGGCGGAGCTCAGGCTGAAGGGGGAGTTCCAAGGGGAAGGGCGGTTTTTAGGGGAACCCTTCCGCCACCGGGGGCAGCTTGGCTTTGACCGGGTCTTCTCCTTGGCGGCGGAGGCGGAGGGGCGGCTTTTTGACCGGACCTACCGCCTGGACTTCGCCCTGGAGGGAAGGGGCTACCGGGTGGCCTTCAGGGATAGCCTGGCAAGCCGCCTGGCCTTTCGGGGGGAGGGGAGCCGCCTTGTGGGCGGGGGGGTCTTGGCCTGGCCCAGGCCCTTGGAGGGCAAGGCGGAGGTGGCCTTGGCCCTGGAGGAAGGGCGCTACCGGGCCCAGGTCAGAAGCCCTGGGGTGCGCCTTCCCCTCTTTGCCCCCTTGGACCTTTCCGGGGAGGTGCAGGGGGAGGGGGGGCGGGTCTATGGACGGCTTGGGCCCTTGGCCCTGTCGGGCCCCTGGAGCGACCTGGCCCTTTCCCTTTCCCCCACGCCCCTGGCGGTGGGCAGCCTCGAGGGGGAAGGCCGCCTGAGGGAGGGTAGGCTTTCCGCCCTCCTCCGCTACGCCTCCCCCTATGCCGCCTTCCCCGTGGCGGTGGCGCAGGAGGCCTCGGGCTTCCGCTTCCAAAGCCCCTACGGGGAGGGGACGTACCGAAGGGGGGTGCTCGCTTTGCGCCTCCTTGGGCTTCCCGTGCGGGCGCTGGACGAGGTGCGCCTTTACGGCGAGGCCTTCTACCGGGAGGGGGCCCTGGGGGGGCGGCTTCGGGCGGAGGGGCGGTACCTCGAGGCGGAGGCCTCCTTGCGCCGGCTTGGGGCGGAGCTTTCCGGGAGGCTCAAAACCCCCTTGGGGGCGCTTCCCTTCAGGGGGGCTTACGACCCGGGGCCGGGCCTATGGCTTCGGGCCGGAGGGCTCCTGCTGGCTTACCGGGAGGCCCTAAGCCTCAAGGGGGAGGCGGCCTTGGGGCCCTTGGCCCTGCGGGCGGACCTCGCCTACGATGGGAGCTTTTCCGGCTTCGCCCAGGTAAAGACCCCTTACGGGATAGAGGGGTGGTTCTTGGGGGCGGGGAGGCGGCTTTTCCTCCGCCTGGGGGGGTATGTGGAGGGGGAAGGGGAGGTTTACCCTGAGCTCCGCCTAAAGGGCCACCTCACGCCCCCCCTTCCCGAGGGGCTTCGCCTCCCTCCCCTCGCCTTCGCCCTGGACCGGGAGGCCCTCCGGGTGGCGGGGGTGGGGGAGGTGGGGCTTCGGGGGCGGTACCCCTTCCGCCTGGACCTCCCCTTCCGCTACCGGGGGGTGGAGGGCCGCCTTTGGGCGGAGGGGGACCTGGAGGGGGGGGCGGTGCGCCTCGCCACCCCCTACGGGACCTTGGAAGGGAAGGGGCCCTGGCGGGCGGTGCGCCTTTGGGGAAGGGGAGCGGCGCCCCTTTTGGGGGAAGGGAGGCTGGCAGGAGCGGTGGACCTCCTGGCCCTGGCCTACCGGGGGGAGGCCTTCTTCCCCAAGGGGGGCTTGGCCTTGGCCTTCTCGGGGCGGGGGGCGGGCTTTCGGCTTGAGGGGAGGGCCCCGGGGCTTCGGCTCCTGGGGGGGTACGAGGGGGGGCTTCGGCTCCTCCTCCAGGCGGAGGGGCTGGACCTATCCCCTTGGGGCCTCCCCTTAAGGGCCACGGGCACCTGGGGCACCCAAGGGGGGAGGCTCCGCCTGGAAAGCCCCTATGGGGAGGCCCTTTTGCAAGGGGAAGGACTTCTTCGGGCAAGGGTGCGCCTCCTCGGGCCCTATGGGGAGGGCGAGGGGGAGGTTTCCCCCTCGGGCTACCGCCTCGCCCTGAAGGCCCACTACCGCCAAGGCGGGGTGGAGGTCCGCGGGGAGGCCTCGGGGGAGGGTAGCTGGGAGGCCTTGGCCCTGGAGGTCCAGGGGGAGGCCCGGCTCCCCTACCTGGACCCCTTGCCCTTCCGGGGCCGGGTGTGGCGGGAAGGAGGCGTGCGCTATGCCCTGGAGGGTCCCGTGCGCCTTGCGGGGGAGGGCCTCGCCTACCAGGGGAGCCTGGCCCTGCCCTTCCGCGCCTTGGGGCGGGAGGGGGAGGTGAGGGGGGTCTTCCAGGGGGAGGGGCTTCGCCTGCGTCTGGAGGGGGAGGGGCGCTTCGCCGGGGTTCCCTTCGCCTGGGAGGGGCGGTACGGGGAGGGCCTCGCCCTCGCCCTGCGCTACCCCGGGGGGGAGGTGGCCCTGGAGAAGGGGCGGGTGCGCCTTGCCCTGGAGGAGGTGGCCCCCTGGGCAGAAGCCTTCGGTTTGGCCCTGACGGGGCGGGTGGAGGGGGAGGTGGGCCTGGACGGCAGGGGGAGGGCGGAGGCGCGCCTCGCCTATGGGAAGGAGCCCTTGGCCCTGGCCTACCAGGATGGGGAGCTTAGCCTGTGGCTGCCCAAGCGGGGGGTGGGCCTCGCCTGGGAGGCCGGGGTGGGGGCGCTTCGGGGCCTTGGGGCGTTGGTGGGCGGAGGGCGGTTGGACCGGGAGGGGGTGGAGGCCGCCTTCCGCTACCGGGGCCTGGATCTGAGCCTCCAGGGCCCCTTAAGCGCCCTTAGGGTGCGGGGGCTTTACCGGGAGGAGGCCCTGGGGGAGACGGGCCTCGAGGCCACCCTGGACCTCTTCGGGCTTAAGGGGGAAGGGAGGGTGCGCCACGCCTCCTCCTACGCCGAGGGAGAGCTCGCCCTTTCCTGGGAAGGGACGAGGTACTGGGGGGAGGGCTCGCTGCGGAGCCTCCGGTATTTGGTCCAGGAGGGTCCTTTGCGGCTTTCGGGGGAAGGAGGGAGGGTGGAGGTCCGGTGGCAGGCCCCCCTGGCCCTGGGGGTGGCCTATGGGGAGGGGCTAAGCCTCTTCGCCCGGGGGCGGGGGGAGGTGGCGGGGTTCCTCCTGGAGGCGGACCTGGGCTACGGGAAGGAGGGGTACGTGGGGTGGCTGCGGGCCTCGAGGAAGGGCCTTACCCTCCTTGCCCAAGGGGAAGGTCCCTTGCGCTTCCGCCTTCAGGGGGAGGGGCTTCCCGGGCGCCTGGCGGCGGAGGGGGAGGTTTCGGGGCTTGCCCTTTCCGGTGCCGCCCGCTACGCCCTGGAGGTGGGGAAGGCGCACCTGGCCGCCGCGGCCCGGCTTGGGGGCACCCTCCTCGCCCCCCGGCTTGCGGGGGAGGGGGTTCTGGCGGGGGAGGGGGCGGGCCTTCCCTTCCGCTTCGCCCAGGAAGGGTTTTCCCTGGGGGGGCTTGCGCTTTCCGCCGAGGCCTCGGGCTTACGGCTTAGGCTTGCGGGGGAGCGGCTTTCCCTGGAGGCGGACCTGGACCTCACGCCCTTTGGCCTGCCCGCCCGGCTGGTGGCGGAAGGGGAGGGCCCTTGGCAGGGTCCTTTGGCCTTCCGGCTCCTCAGGCCGGAAGGGGAGGTGGCGGGGCGGGCCTGGCTTTCTCCCTTGCGGGCGGAGTTCCAGGGGGAGGCCTATGGGGAGGCGTTCCGGGGGTCGTACGGGGCGGAGGGGCTTGCCCTCTCGTTCCTCGGGCCCAGGGTGCTGGGGGAGGTGCGGTACCAGGAGGCCCTCTCCGGGCGGCTCCAGGTGGCCTACCCCCTTCCCGAAGGGGGGGTGCGGGGCGAGGTGGACCTAGGGTCGGGGCGGTTTGCCCTTCGGGGGGAGGGGGCGCTTTGGGGCGGGGGTGAAGGGCGCTTCTGCCTGCCTAGGCCCTTGGGGGCCTGTGCGGGCCTGGAGGGCGAGGTGGCCTTGGGCTTGGGCTACCGGGAGGTTTCCTTCCGGGGGGCGTACCGCTACCGGGCCGAGGCCGGGTACCTGGGGGCGTGGTGGGGGGAGGGGGCGGTGGAAAGCCCCTATGGCGGGGTACGGCTGGTGGGCCGGGGGGAGGGCTTGGACCTTGTGGGGGAGGGGCTTCCCCTGACGGGGCGGCTGGAGCTTGCCCCCTTCCGCCTGGCCTACCGCTACCAAGGCCCCTTGCCCCGGGGGCTTGGGGAGCTCTGGGCCGAGGGCACCTACCCCGGGCCTTGGCTTTCCGGGCGGTACGCCTATGGGGGGGTGGCCTTGGCCCTGGAGGGCTTGCCGGGCTTCCGGGTGGCCCTCCAGGGGGAAGGGGTAAAGGGGGAGGTGGGGCCCGAGGGGCTGGAGCTGGCCCTTTCCGGCTTCGCTTACGGCCCCTTGCGCCTTTGGGGGGAGGTGGGGGGTTCTTGGCGGGAGGTGGGGCTTAACCTGCGCCTCGCCGCCCTCGGCCGGGAGGCGCAGGTGGCGGGGGTGTACGGGAAGGAGGGGTTGCGCCTTGGCCTCCGGGGGGACCTCGAGGGGGAGGTGGCCTGGGACGGGGCCTGGCGGGGGGAGGTGGCCTTCCGCGAGGGGAGGGTTGCCCTCGAGGGGGAAGGGCTTCCCCGGCTCCGGGGGACGGTGCTGGGGGAGGAGGTGGCCTTGGCCTGGCCCCGGCTCACCCTGGGGGGTCTGGGCCTGGACCTGGTGGCGCGGGAGGCCCAGGGGGAGGCTACCCTCCTCCGGGGCCTCCTCCCGGGGGGCGTGGCCGCCCGGGGGGCGGGGAAGAGGCTTTTCCTGGCCTACCGGGTGCCGGGGGTAGGGCTTCCCCTGGAGGGGGAGCTGGACCTGGAAAGCCTCGCCCTCACCCTCTCGAGCCCCGAGGGCACCGGGGCCCTGCGCTACGCCCAAGGCCAGGTTTCGGGAGGCCTGGCCTTGGAGGTGGGGGGCGTGGCCCTTCGCCTCCAGGGGGAAGGGGCCAAGGTGGGGATAGAGGGGGAGCACCCCGCCTTCCCCTGGTGGGCGGCGGGGGCGGGGCGCCTTGGAGGAGAGGTGGGCCTGGACGGGGCCTACCGCCTGGACTACCGGGCGGGGGAGCAGGAGGTGCGCCTAGAGGGGCGCCTCCTCTCCGCTGAGCTCACCGCTACGGGGCCCTACCTGGAGGGTCGCCTCGCCTACCCGCCCGGGGGCGAGCTTAGGGTGGACCTACCCCTTCCCCCCCTGGAAAGCCGCTTCCAGGGCCGGATCTTGGGAGAGGGGCTTCGGGTGGAGGGGGTCTTGGCGGGGGGTGTGGGCCGGGTGGAAGCCCAGGGGACCCTCCTCCCCTTGGCCCTGGACCTCACCCTCCAGGAGGCGGCCCTGGAGGACTTCCTGGGCCGCTACACCCCCTACCTCAAGGGGCGGGTTTCCGGAAGCCTCGCCCTGAAGGGGGGCGGGGCGGAGGGGGCGGTCTCGGGGGCGGTGGAGGTGGCGGGCACGCGCCTTTCCTTGAGCTTCAAGGGGCGCCTGGGGCCGGGGGGCCTCTCTGGGGAAGGGCGCCTGGGGGAAACCCCCTTCCGGGTGGCCCTGGAAGGGGAAAGGCTGGACCTTACGGCAAGCCCTCGAGGCTTCCCCCTCCACCTTCTCCTGGCCGCGGTGGCGGGGCCCTTGGAGGGGGAGGCCTACTGGACGGGGGCGGTGCGCCTCCGGGTGCCCCTGGCTGACCCTTGGCGGGGGGAAGGGGTTTTGGTGGGGGAGAGCCTGGTCTTCCGGGGTGGGGAGGATGAGCTTAGGGGACGGGCGGCCTTCCGCCTCGAGGGGGGAAAGGTGTGGGTGGAGGCCTTGCGCTTGGCGGGCCGGGGCGTGTGGGAGGGCGGGGGGTACTGGAGCCCCCAGGGAAGCGACCTTTACCTGAACCTGAAGGACACGGTCTTCACCCCCGTGCTCCAGGTGGTGCCGGCCCTCAAGCCCTACCGTCCCGAGGGCTCGGGGAGCCTGAGCCTGCGCCTGAAAGGAGAAAGCTTCCAGGTGGGCTTCAAGGACTTCCGCTTCCGGCTAGGCCCGGTGGCCGGGTACGTGCCCGAGGGGCTCCTGTCCCTGGATGGAGGGGCCAAGGCGGAAGGGGAGCTCACCCTCACGGCCCCCTTCCCGGGGCAGGCCAGGCTGGGCCTCGAGGGCCGCTTGGAAGACTTCCGGGTGAGCGCCAAGGGGGAGGTGTCCCTTCCCGGGCTCAAGGAGGCCACCCCGGCGGAGGTGGTCTTCCGCTACCCCACAGGTCTCTTGGAGGTTCGTCTGGGAGGGTTAGAAGCCCAGGGAACCCTTTTTCCGTTACGTCTTGCTGGTTATGGCCGATTGACCCTGACCTATCCTAGCCTTTACTTGCAGGAGGGCCTCTTGGACGTGAAAGGTTTCTTCTTGTACCAAGAAGGAGGTAATTACCACCTGACCGCTAATGCCGAGGTATTGCGTGCCCGTCTCGTCTTCTCTTCGGCTCGGGAAAACGAGGCTAGGGGGCCGAAGGAGGCTGGTCCTTCGCAGCCGCTTCCCTTGGTGTTTGAGAACGTTCGTTTGTATGCGGAAAGAGGCGTTCTTGTCCAGGAGAGTTTGGTTCAAGGTGAGGTAGGTGGGGAGGTGTACTTGGGTGGGCCCTACCAGGATCCCTACCTTTCAGGAGAGGCCCGTCCTCTTCGGGGCACTTTCCGCTTGTGGGACGTGCTTTTCAACGTTGTGCCTGAAGGAAGTGCCATACGCTTTAGTCCCAGCCTGGGTATCCTGCCTGAGTTCACCCTTCGGGCCACTGGCCAGGCACGGGGCTACGTCTTGCACCTTCAGGCAGAAGGGGGCTTTTTCCGTGAAAATGGCCGGGTAAAGCTTCGCTTGGATCCCAAGCTGACCACAGAGCCCGAGCTAAGCGAACTGGAAGCCTATTCCCTTTTGATCCTGGGTACCCCGGATCTAAATCAGGTTTTGGATGCTTTACCCCAAACCGTTTTGAGTGCGGCGTTGGAGAGCCTACTTGTGGGTCAACTGGAGCAGGAGCTTGGACGGGTCTTGGGACTCGATCAATTCCAGATACGCGCGCCGCTGTTCCAGGGTGGGCAGTTGGAGGATACCCGCTTTTCGGTGGGCAAATACGTAACACCAAATTTGTTTTTGGGGTACGAGGTAGACCTGCGAGGAGCACAAAGCGTGTTTGCCCAGTACCGCCAGGATAGACTGACCCTTTCCTTGAGTTCCCGGTTCCCGGTGGGGGAAGGTGCTTACCAGACGGTCGCTTTTCAGCTTGGATACGAGCTTACACCTACCCTGGGTCTTTCCATAGGCGTGGAAAGTGGCGAGAGCGTGCGCTTTAGCGTGGGCGCCCTTTATCGGTGGTAG